A portion of the Babylonia areolata isolate BAREFJ2019XMU chromosome 4, ASM4173473v1, whole genome shotgun sequence genome contains these proteins:
- the LOC143281340 gene encoding uridine diphosphate glucose pyrophosphatase NUDT22-like, whose translation MDPDVEIMFVTDVGMLIPKEKTTVCISREFNRQSLPEDEASISKVWASRLQENPRLFNGTKFRVHSASREGAGTVTLNLGLTDYRQYLGTNWAPWVGQLQARGQQELSNPQAYLSDPLGVGAFVVTSDDCVIFLKRSLHCAEAPAMWDIPGGHAEPQELVGRASLEQIDIHQMEPSAVAQEIFHSILREVRDEVNIPEEHLSEALLMGIAKNTTSAGRPSLEFLVRCSLSKEQVLHSYRQGSQSEADESTSIMLLPVSTVVSLQTSDPALWSQVAPSAKGCIFLYNLALEFRGRRRDSPVRGDGINPLSEEMW comes from the exons ATGGATCCTGATGTGGAAATCATGTTTGTCACCGACGTTGGAATGCTGATCCCCAAAGAGAAAACCACTGTGTGCATTTCCCGTGAATTCAACAGACAATCCTTACCTGAAGATGAGGCTTCCATCAGTAAGGTTTGGGCCAGTCGTCTTCAAGAGAACCCTCGACTTTTCAACGGCACAAAATTCCGGGTGCATTCTGCATCCCGTGAGGGTGCAGGTACTGTGACCCTCAACCTGGGCCTGACGGACTACCGTCAATACCTGGGCACAAACTGGGCACCCTGGGTGGGGCAGTTGCAGGCCAGAGGTCAGCAGGAGCTGTCCAACCCTCAGGCCTACCTGTCAGACCCCCTGGGTGTGGGGGCCTTCGTGGTCACCTCAGATGACTGCGTCATCTTTCTCAAGCGCAGCCTGCACTGTGCAGAGGCCCCTGCCATGTGGGACATACCAGGTGGACACGCAGAACCACAG GAGCTGGTGGGCAGAGCGTCCCTGGAGCAGATAGACATCCACCAGATGGAGCCTTCAGCAGTGGCCCAGGAAATCTTCCACTCCATCCTGCGAGAAGTGAGGGACGAG GTGAACATCCCAGAAGAACACCTGTCGGAAGCGTTACTGATGGGCATTGCTAAGAACACCACCAGTGCCGGCAGACCCAGCCTGGAATTCCTTGTTAG GTGCAGTCTGTCGAAGGAACAGGTGCTGCACAGCTACAGACAGGGCAGCCAGTCAGAGGCTGACGAGTCCACCAGTATCATGCTGCTGCCGGTCAGCACAGTGGTCTCCCTGCAGACCTCTGACCCTGCACTGTGGAGCCAGGTGGCGCCCTCTGCCAAAGGCTGCATCTTCCTCTACAACCTGGCCCTTG AGTTCCggggcagacgtagagacagcccagtccgaggagacgggatcaatCCACTGTCCGAGGAAatgtggtag